A stretch of the Macaca mulatta isolate MMU2019108-1 chromosome 14, T2T-MMU8v2.0, whole genome shotgun sequence genome encodes the following:
- the B3GAT1 gene encoding galactosylgalactosylxylosylprotein 3-beta-glucuronosyltransferase 1 isoform X1, which translates to MGNEEPWVQPALEMPKRRDILAIVLIVLPWTLLITVWHQSTLAPLLAVHKDEGSDPRREAPPGSDPREYCMSDRDIVEVVRTEYVYTRPPPWSDTLPTIHVVTPTYSRPVQKAELTRMANTLLHVPNLHWLVVEDAPRRTPLTARLLRDTGLNYTHLHVETPRNYKLRGDARDPRIPRGTMQRNLALRWLRETFPRNSSQPGVVYFADDDNTYSLELFEEMRSTRRVSVWPVAFVGGLRYEAPRVNGAGKVVGWKTVFDPHRPFAIDMAGFAVNLRLILQRSQAYFKLRGVKGGYQESSLLRELVTLNDLEPKAANCTKILVWHTRTEKPVLVNEGKKGFTDPSVEI; encoded by the exons ATGG GTAATGAGGAGCCGTGGGTGCAGCCAGCCTTGGAGATGCCGAAGAGACGGGACATCCTAGCGATCGTCCTCATCGTGCTGCCCTGGACTCTGCTCATCACGGTCTGGCACCAGAGCACCCTCGCACCCCTGCTTGCGGTGCATAAGG ATGAGGGCAGCGACCCCCGACGCGAAGCGCCGCCCGGCTCGGACCCCAGAGAGTACTGCATGTCCGACCGCGACATCGTGGAGGTGGTGCGCACCGAGTACGTGTACACGCGGCCGCCGCCGTGGTCCGACACGCTGCCCACCATCCACGTGGTGACGCCCACCTACAGCCGCCCGGTGCAGAAGGCCGAGCTGACGCGCATGGCCAACACGCTGCTGCACGTGCCCAACCTGCACTGGCTGGTGGTGGAGGACGCGCCGCGCCGGACCCCGCTGACCGCGCGCCTGCTGCGCGACACCGGCCTCAACTACACGCACCTGCACGTGGAGACGCCCCGCAACTACAAGCTGCGAGGAGACGCCCGCGACCCACGCATCCCGCGGGGCACCATGCAGCGCAACCTGGCCCTGCGCTGGCTGCGCGAGACTTTCCCGCGCAACTCCAGCCAGCCCGGCGTGGTGTACTTCGCGGACGACGACAACACCTACAGCCTGGAGCTCTTCGAGGAG ATGCGCAGCACCAGGAGGGTGTCCGTGTGGCCCGTCGCTTTCGTGGGTGGCCTGCGGTACGAGGCCCCACGGGTGAACGGGGCAGGGAAGGTGGTCGGCTGGAAGACGGTGTTTGACCCCCACCGGCCATTTGCAATAGACATGGCTGGATTTGCAGTCAACCTGCGGCTCATTCTGCAGCGAAGCCAGGCCTACTTCAAGCTGCGAGGTGTGAAGGGAGGCTACCAGGAAAGCAGCCTCCTTCGAGAACTTGTCACCCTCAATGACCTGGAGCCCAAGGCAGCCAACTGCACCAAG ATCCTGGTGTGGCACACACGGACAGAGAAGCCAGTGCTGGTGAATGAGGGCAAGAAGGGCTTCACTGACCCCTCGGTGGAGATCTGA
- the B3GAT1 gene encoding galactosylgalactosylxylosylprotein 3-beta-glucuronosyltransferase 1 isoform X2 produces MPKRRDILAIVLIVLPWTLLITVWHQSTLAPLLAVHKDEGSDPRREAPPGSDPREYCMSDRDIVEVVRTEYVYTRPPPWSDTLPTIHVVTPTYSRPVQKAELTRMANTLLHVPNLHWLVVEDAPRRTPLTARLLRDTGLNYTHLHVETPRNYKLRGDARDPRIPRGTMQRNLALRWLRETFPRNSSQPGVVYFADDDNTYSLELFEEMRSTRRVSVWPVAFVGGLRYEAPRVNGAGKVVGWKTVFDPHRPFAIDMAGFAVNLRLILQRSQAYFKLRGVKGGYQESSLLRELVTLNDLEPKAANCTKILVWHTRTEKPVLVNEGKKGFTDPSVEI; encoded by the exons ATGCCGAAGAGACGGGACATCCTAGCGATCGTCCTCATCGTGCTGCCCTGGACTCTGCTCATCACGGTCTGGCACCAGAGCACCCTCGCACCCCTGCTTGCGGTGCATAAGG ATGAGGGCAGCGACCCCCGACGCGAAGCGCCGCCCGGCTCGGACCCCAGAGAGTACTGCATGTCCGACCGCGACATCGTGGAGGTGGTGCGCACCGAGTACGTGTACACGCGGCCGCCGCCGTGGTCCGACACGCTGCCCACCATCCACGTGGTGACGCCCACCTACAGCCGCCCGGTGCAGAAGGCCGAGCTGACGCGCATGGCCAACACGCTGCTGCACGTGCCCAACCTGCACTGGCTGGTGGTGGAGGACGCGCCGCGCCGGACCCCGCTGACCGCGCGCCTGCTGCGCGACACCGGCCTCAACTACACGCACCTGCACGTGGAGACGCCCCGCAACTACAAGCTGCGAGGAGACGCCCGCGACCCACGCATCCCGCGGGGCACCATGCAGCGCAACCTGGCCCTGCGCTGGCTGCGCGAGACTTTCCCGCGCAACTCCAGCCAGCCCGGCGTGGTGTACTTCGCGGACGACGACAACACCTACAGCCTGGAGCTCTTCGAGGAG ATGCGCAGCACCAGGAGGGTGTCCGTGTGGCCCGTCGCTTTCGTGGGTGGCCTGCGGTACGAGGCCCCACGGGTGAACGGGGCAGGGAAGGTGGTCGGCTGGAAGACGGTGTTTGACCCCCACCGGCCATTTGCAATAGACATGGCTGGATTTGCAGTCAACCTGCGGCTCATTCTGCAGCGAAGCCAGGCCTACTTCAAGCTGCGAGGTGTGAAGGGAGGCTACCAGGAAAGCAGCCTCCTTCGAGAACTTGTCACCCTCAATGACCTGGAGCCCAAGGCAGCCAACTGCACCAAG ATCCTGGTGTGGCACACACGGACAGAGAAGCCAGTGCTGGTGAATGAGGGCAAGAAGGGCTTCACTGACCCCTCGGTGGAGATCTGA
- the B3GAT1 gene encoding galactosylgalactosylxylosylprotein 3-beta-glucuronosyltransferase 1 isoform X3 → MKAQRGCLTRIPQQRRKEAGVHPPGFLTPAPGQRPLLRLQSGRTLQTCFRNGWVVSAGNEEPWVQPALEMPKRRDILAIVLIVLPWTLLITVWHQSTLAPLLAVHKDEGSDPRREAPPGSDPREYCMSDRDIVEVVRTEYVYTRPPPWSDTLPTIHVVTPTYSRPVQKAELTRMANTLLHVPNLHWLVVEDAPRRTPLTARLLRDTGLNYTHLHVETPRNYKLRGDARDPRIPRGTMQRNLALRWLRETFPRNSSQPGVVYFADDDNTYSLELFEEMRSTRRVSVWPVAFVGGLRYEAPRVNGAGKVVGWKTVFDPHRPFAIDMAGFAVNLRLILQRSQAYFKLRGVKGGYQESSLLRELVTLNDLEPKAANCTKILVWHTRTEKPVLVNEGKKGFTDPSVEI, encoded by the exons atgaaggcccagagaggttgccTCACCAGGATCCCACAGCAGAGGAGGAAAGAGGCTG GTGTCCACCCCCCAGGGTTCCTGACCCCTGCCCCCGGACAGCGACCCCTTCTCAGACTCCAGTCGGGCCGGACTCTCCAAACCTGCTTCCGCAATGGGTGGGTTGTGAGTGCTG GTAATGAGGAGCCGTGGGTGCAGCCAGCCTTGGAGATGCCGAAGAGACGGGACATCCTAGCGATCGTCCTCATCGTGCTGCCCTGGACTCTGCTCATCACGGTCTGGCACCAGAGCACCCTCGCACCCCTGCTTGCGGTGCATAAGG ATGAGGGCAGCGACCCCCGACGCGAAGCGCCGCCCGGCTCGGACCCCAGAGAGTACTGCATGTCCGACCGCGACATCGTGGAGGTGGTGCGCACCGAGTACGTGTACACGCGGCCGCCGCCGTGGTCCGACACGCTGCCCACCATCCACGTGGTGACGCCCACCTACAGCCGCCCGGTGCAGAAGGCCGAGCTGACGCGCATGGCCAACACGCTGCTGCACGTGCCCAACCTGCACTGGCTGGTGGTGGAGGACGCGCCGCGCCGGACCCCGCTGACCGCGCGCCTGCTGCGCGACACCGGCCTCAACTACACGCACCTGCACGTGGAGACGCCCCGCAACTACAAGCTGCGAGGAGACGCCCGCGACCCACGCATCCCGCGGGGCACCATGCAGCGCAACCTGGCCCTGCGCTGGCTGCGCGAGACTTTCCCGCGCAACTCCAGCCAGCCCGGCGTGGTGTACTTCGCGGACGACGACAACACCTACAGCCTGGAGCTCTTCGAGGAG ATGCGCAGCACCAGGAGGGTGTCCGTGTGGCCCGTCGCTTTCGTGGGTGGCCTGCGGTACGAGGCCCCACGGGTGAACGGGGCAGGGAAGGTGGTCGGCTGGAAGACGGTGTTTGACCCCCACCGGCCATTTGCAATAGACATGGCTGGATTTGCAGTCAACCTGCGGCTCATTCTGCAGCGAAGCCAGGCCTACTTCAAGCTGCGAGGTGTGAAGGGAGGCTACCAGGAAAGCAGCCTCCTTCGAGAACTTGTCACCCTCAATGACCTGGAGCCCAAGGCAGCCAACTGCACCAAG ATCCTGGTGTGGCACACACGGACAGAGAAGCCAGTGCTGGTGAATGAGGGCAAGAAGGGCTTCACTGACCCCTCGGTGGAGATCTGA